The DNA segment CGGCGCCTTCAATAGCCACCATACCCATCAGGCCGGCCACACCGGCATCGCTGATTGAATTTTCGTTGCCTTTGTTGGCGACGATTTCCGTGAGCTTCATGACTTCCAGGGCTTTCTTCATCACCGTGAGCGGCACGGAAGCGGCCCCTTTGTTGGCCTCTTCTATGATGGCATCATCTTTTGTCTTGAAGGCTTCCATCACCTTGTTGAAAGCCTCTTTGTCAGTCTCGATTAATGTAGTAAGCTCCGCCCTCAGGGCATCACACTTATCACGTATCTCGGACAGTTCATCTTTGACATCGGCATATTTTTTCTTGCCGACCGTCAGACGGCAGACCATTGCTGAAAGGGCGGCCGACAGAACGCCGGCTGAAGCCGCCACCGAACCGCCTCCGGGAGCTGGAGATGAAGACGCTACTTCATCGTAAAAAGTCTCTTTTGCCGCACCGGAGACCGAACTTGCGGCTTTGAGCTTCTCCTCGAGAATCTGGGCCTTGGAGAAGTTCTCGAGACGAAGATAGAAATCGCTGACCGCCACCAGGGCGTCATTGGGGACCAGCCCGATGACTTCGGAAGAAGTTACGTTAACCCCATATCGAGCCGCTTCGGATTTTATCGTCTCAAAAACGCGGAAGATCGGAGTTTTGGTGTACTCGACAAGGTTCATCGAAATCTGAACCTGGTCGCGTTCTTTGATTTCGAAGCCCAGAGCCTTAACGTAGCGGTAGCCGCCCTTTAATGACCTTACCGCGTCGGCGATATTATCGGCAATCCATTTCTTATTGGTGTCGAGGTAGACGTTGAACGCCACCAGCGGGAAGCGCACCCCGATAGCGGTGGAACCGGCTTTAAGGTTCATTTTGGAGGGGCCGTAGTCCGGCTTGCGGGATTTGTCGGTCTCGATGCTGTCGCGGATACCTTCGTACTCTCCCTGGCGAACATTGGCCAGGTTCTTGCGCTTCGATGAAGTAGCGGCGTCTTCGTAAAGATACACGGGAATCTGAAGTTCCTCGCCGACCCTCTTGCCGAGCTTGTTAGCCAGCTCGATAGCGTCTTCGATGGAGACGTCTGAAATCGGAATGAACGGGCAAACATCGCAGGCGCCCATGCGGGGATGCTCGCCTTTATGAGTGGTCATATCGATCAATTCGGCTGCCTTCTGATAACCGCGGAAGGCCGCCTCGACGGCGTTATCCGGGTGAGAGACGAAGGTTACCACAGCGCGATTATGGTCACGATCCATTTCCTTGTCAAGCAGGACGACTCCGTCGACCGAAGTTATCGCTTCACAGATAGCGTCGATAACCTCGGGACGACGGCCTTCGGAAAAATTAGGAACACATTCAATTAGCTTAGGCATGTTTTTCTCCGGAATGATTAAGACTTGTATTTTCTTTTCAGACCCCATGCCAGCAATGGAATCATTATCTCATGGTGGCCAACGAAATTAAAACCGGTCCCTGCCTTGTGAGTGGGACGGTCGACAATGTTAACTTTGGGACGATAATGCATGATCATGTCAAAGTTGGCAGTGGTCAGCTGATTTTTGCCCTTGCTGATATTGCGGGCCACAGTCAGCGCTTTGAGAAAGACCTCTGGAAGAATGACCGCTGACCCGATATTGGCTACCACGCCACCTTTGTTTATTTCCGTGCAGATATTTGCCAGAACCCGGAAATCCACGTGAGACGCCTCGCCAAGATGCGCAGCGTTGAAGGTCGGTTGCTGCGAGATTATATCAGTACCAATTCCCATGTGGACGGTGACCGGAAGACCGAGCTTGTATGCCGACGCGAAAAGCGAGTACCTCGCGTATTTCGCCTTGCGGGTCGAAATAAATTGCCCGCCGGCCTGGCCGAGACCGAGATTTTCATCCGAGGCGATATCCCCGATCGAAGCTATCATCTCCCCCGTCTCTTTCACCATGCCGAATGAGCCGTCCTGAAGTCCCGCCTGAACATCTTCCGACGTTCCTCCGAAAAAGGCCAACTCAAGGTCATGGATAAGCCCGGCTCCATTGAAAGAAAGCCCGGTCACCAGACGCCGCTTCATAAGATCTATAATGACCGGTGAGAGTCCCACTTTAATGGTATGAGCGCCCAAAAGAAGGTGAAACGGACGGCCCTTCTTTCGCGCCTTTATGACCAGATCGATAAATTCGTTGAAATCGGCAGCCTTCAGCATCCTGGGCAGCGACTGAAGAAAATCAGAACCTGACAGGCCCTTTAAGGGCCGTCCGAAAGAATTCACGGTAGTCCTGTTCTTGCGTAACGCCATTGAATACTGCTTGACCTTATTGAGGTCGATAGGCTGAATTTTGGGTCTTTTCTGAGGCATACTAAAAAACTTCGAGATCACCCAATTGGTAATCGGTCAGCTCAGCGGAAATGGAGCCAACCAGAACTTTCGACTTCATCAAAACAGGCATTTTGAGGCGGTCATCGGTTAACCATACTGTCAACTGTCCTTCGTGTTTAAACACGCCGACAGACTGCAAAAGCGGTTCCACCACCACGCAATCGAAAGTGCCCGCATCGACAGTAATCTGCTCCTTCTTCAGTACCTTGACCTCCAGAGGGTACATCTTTCCGTCCGTAAAATTATCCACGAAAATCGATTTGCCCACCTCGAGCTCCCTGGTGCGTACATAGTAAAGCACGGAAAGAGCGTCCTGGATGTAAGGACTGACTTCTATGGTGTCTTTTTCAAAAAAGACAACATTGTTGCGCTGGTCGAAACTGTACTGCTTGTCGGAGCGATAATTTCCCTCTCTAAGCTTCTTCTCGAAGCGCCAGGAGAATATGCCGAGGGCATCGATTATGGACTCCACGCTGTCGGCGACCTGGAAGAAGTTGGAAAAGAAACTGTTGGAATAGGCCCTGGTGACAATTTGGTAACAGGGACGGCCGTTGTACTCAATAAGCCGGGCGACTTCCATCGTGGCGTTACCGGCATTTATGAATCCATAGTTGATATCGAAATCAAATTTCTCATTGACACCGAAAGCCACGTTCTCGACATAGCGGTCTATAGAGCCGTAGGCTTCGGTCTGCTGGACACTATCCTGCGAAGCCGCTCTGGCGATACCTATCTCTATTAAGAGAAAGTAAAACAGTGGGACCAAGCCGATAACGGCGATGACCGACACTATCACACCCGGTATTTTAGATCTGATTTCCACCGACCTTCTCATCAATCCTTTTTACAATCTCATCGAGAATCTTGCCGAGATGTTCCCCTATCTCAAGGAACGTCTCATTGTATCGATCGAGCGACTGTCCGATC comes from the Candidatus Zixiibacteriota bacterium genome and includes:
- the ftcD gene encoding glutamate formimidoyltransferase; the encoded protein is MPKLIECVPNFSEGRRPEVIDAICEAITSVDGVVLLDKEMDRDHNRAVVTFVSHPDNAVEAAFRGYQKAAELIDMTTHKGEHPRMGACDVCPFIPISDVSIEDAIELANKLGKRVGEELQIPVYLYEDAATSSKRKNLANVRQGEYEGIRDSIETDKSRKPDYGPSKMNLKAGSTAIGVRFPLVAFNVYLDTNKKWIADNIADAVRSLKGGYRYVKALGFEIKERDQVQISMNLVEYTKTPIFRVFETIKSEAARYGVNVTSSEVIGLVPNDALVAVSDFYLRLENFSKAQILEEKLKAASSVSGAAKETFYDEVASSSPAPGGGSVAASAGVLSAALSAMVCRLTVGKKKYADVKDELSEIRDKCDALRAELTTLIETDKEAFNKVMEAFKTKDDAIIEEANKGAASVPLTVMKKALEVMKLTEIVANKGNENSISDAGVAGLMGMVAIEGAGYNVKINLTSISDKEFVSKMKGEANEIIKEGQQIAQRIKKRVESKL
- a CDS encoding DUF3108 domain-containing protein; amino-acid sequence: MEIRSKIPGVIVSVIAVIGLVPLFYFLLIEIGIARAASQDSVQQTEAYGSIDRYVENVAFGVNEKFDFDINYGFINAGNATMEVARLIEYNGRPCYQIVTRAYSNSFFSNFFQVADSVESIIDALGIFSWRFEKKLREGNYRSDKQYSFDQRNNVVFFEKDTIEVSPYIQDALSVLYYVRTRELEVGKSIFVDNFTDGKMYPLEVKVLKKEQITVDAGTFDCVVVEPLLQSVGVFKHEGQLTVWLTDDRLKMPVLMKSKVLVGSISAELTDYQLGDLEVF